The sequence ACTTGGACAATCACTGGATCTGTAAGCCGTGGAATCTAGCGAGAGGCCTGGACACTCACATCACGAACAATCTCTATCATATTTTGCGGTTACCCTCCACGGGCCCGAAGATCGCGCAGAAATACGTCGCGAGGCCGATTTTATACAACAGGCCGGACATCAGTCAAGTGAAATTTGACGTGAGATATGTCGTACTGCTGAAATCCGTGAAGCCGCTGCGCGCGTACGCTTACGCGAATTTCTTCCTGCGCTTCGCGAATCAGCCGTTCGCGCTCGACAACTTTGGGACGTATGAGCAGCATTTCACCGTGATGAACTACACCGAGGAGAATCCGCTGTTCCATGAAAAGTGTGCCGATTTCATTGTAGAATGGGAAAAACAGTATCCCGATTATCCTTGGAGGACTTACGTCGAGCCGAAGATTCTCTTTGTCCTACAACAGGCTCTGGAGGCCGCGGCCTCGCAACCACCGCCGAAAGGAATAGCCGAGAGTCCGCAGAGCAGAGCTGTGTACGCTGCCGACCTGATGCTGGAATGGAAGGGTAGTGAGATACAACCCATGCTACTGGAAATCAATTTTACTCCCGACTGCCAGCGGGCGTGCGAATACTATCCGGACTTTTAcaatgacatttttaaatgcCTATTTCTAGATATCGACAATCCAGCTGTATTCCATGCATTAGATTCAGCCGAAGAATAACATCAtgatttataaagttttatataagagAAGATTAGATTTTTTGATGCTGGCTTTGCCTTCCAATTGGCAAGTAAAATAGAATGtgaaaagaattaaagttAGAACCAATATGAAAGCTAATTGtctgacagaaaaaaattttataatttaaggatttcctataaaaaacaaagccaaattaaatttctagttaaacttgtatattttttgttcgaTTCTTGCTGGAATACAGTTGTTTACAATGTGATGCTATTGATAGAGAATAATTTGACATCATAACTTAGATTTtctaaagaattaatttgatCTTTGTAAGAAATCCTacaatttaaagttataattttattgttattatatatgtatatattgttcAAAGTTTTGCTAAagccaaaatatattttaaacatttcttaatCAAATGTTGTATTGTTAGGTTTTTAGTTGGTGgctatcataataaaattatttggaacaCTTAATCGTTTGCTACTAAATGAATTCATAATATTCATGAGCGATGGAAATATACGTGATTGTTGAGCCTATTTTGGACTCGTATTCATATCGGACCAGTGAATCGTACGTATTTCATAATATCACCTTTGATATTTACATAGATATCTGatttagcattaatttatatagacatTAACGACCGAAttgcattacaaaattaattacatttgtgaaTTACGTTGCAGGCAACTTTGCGTtatcttttattcattaaaattaattagcatgAAGAGCGCATGGATTTAATTGGGAGACTTAGCCTGAGGTATATGTAACTTCAAAATTAAGCGCCATGAATGGTTTAGTTCGTGGAACGTGAGTGGACCGGCGTAGCAATCGCGGCTTCTTTATACTCTGTATCTGTAGGAACGCTTCTCCTTTCTCATCTCCCACATTTCTGAATTGTGTACATTGACACATTCCAGATACAGTTTTGACAGCATTTATTTCCCTACTAATTAAGGACAACTCATCTGAGAATGAGAATCATTTGCGCTGCATTAAATTGCAAGTATTCTTCGGAAAGCGAGGACTCGTCAAATATCACTTTTATCAATTTTCCAAATGATGACACGtaagtgtaatatttttttcgataGGTTAACGAACGTTCCACATGGTTCCACATTTGTTCATAATAAGGCATGTAAGGCAAGTCCTCAActtcagaaaaataaaatgaatttttttcataatttttagatatatattctgatatgtaataaattttttatttgcttaaattcaTATTGAaggagtaaaattaaattaaaaattcattttctgtttttgttaacaaaatgaaaattttacaaagaaaaaattttttaatgagaacTTATAGAtgaaaaaacttattaaaatgtaattgtttaataataaaaccaaataaaagcaattttcaGGAATTGATTTCAGATTTATTTCTTCAGAGTGAATTTGagcatctaaaaaaaaaactatgtaTTGAAATATCTGTGTATGTgtcagttttataaatttttgaatttccaAGTTTTAGACCTTTCCTtgttagttaataaattaattatttttttactttatcatGTTGCTCTTAAATtatctgtaattattatacttatgccactgttttattaattcaaaactTGACAATGATTTTTGTTGATGACAGAGCCAAGGTATGGGCAGAATGTTGTGGCAGATCAGATTTAGTTGCAAAATCGAGTGCAGAATTGCAttcgaattattatatttgttccCATCACATTGAAGATCGTTGTTATGTAAGCAAAGCTGGTTCTGTTGTTGTGGAAGAAGGTTCCATTCCTACTTTATTTGATACCGACTTGACTATCGATGGTGAGGACTCGATAAATATGTTCGATAAAGCGCAACAACTGCAAGAAGTAGGCGATGATGTTCCTTTAACATATTGCGATATGAATGTCGAGATGGACGAATATCACAATATCTCtgtaaaatttgtcaatttatGTCGAATCTGTGGTAAATCCACTCTGGATGGAATAGACATCTTTGCAGCCAAGGGTGTAGAGCTGAAATTAAAAGAGAGGATAAATTTGCATATGCCTATCTCGATTGACATAAATGACTCGTTGCCGCAGAAAGTATGTACTGATTGCTGTGACAAATTAGAAATTGCACACTCACTAGTTGTTTCATGTTTAAGAACCGATATacgtttaaaacaatttttaaatattgaaagaaaGGTAAGAGTTAGTGTAGCATTAGTTGATTGTAAATATTGTTGTAAGTTATATTCatttgtaagaaattttttaaatacattaattgtataataggtgaatattttcttttgcagCCAGAATATGAAAATAAGTACAATGTATTGTTTGATGAATGTTCGTTAGAGATAGTTCAACAAATGTGTCTGGATGAAAATACGCATCCTAATctgtttattgcaaataaaacgATAAATTCTGATTCAGTAACGAATTTAAGAGGATTGGGAAATAGTGAATGTTCTGAAAtacaaaatagtaattttccGAGTATTGCCAAGAATGTTGTGCCATTAGAGCTTGATCCTTTGGTCCATAGTTGTAAAAAAGTTAACGGTAAAAGTAACATGATTATTGTGGAAGAGCTAGCAAAAGTTCaacaagataaaattaaaaatagaagccTTAGTATTTTATGTCTGCAGTGCCAAACTCTCTGTGAAACgcaagaaatatttgaaaatcataaaatattttgtaataagatGCAAAATATCTCTGGACATGTAGATACGTTTAGAACAGTGAAAAACGGAAAGTTTGAGAACAACCAGATTAATGATACTAAAGTAGAAAATTCCCAGATGTGCAACGAAAGATTTGATGCCAAGCAAGTTATCAATAATGTTAAAAGCTATGAATTAATGCTCTGTACTGTTTGCAACCAAACATTCAAATGTCAGCAGGACTACGATGATCACAAATATCTTCATTTTACTGAAGCGAATAAAAGATGTGGTCATTGTGAAAAAGCATATCAGAATAAAAAGGACTTGTTAGTTCATATTATGGAATCGCATGATGGCCGATTATCATTTAAGTGCTCTATATGCGATAAAACATACGAGAAATGGTCGAGTTTGGATATCCATGAGGCTACTCACCGAACAGATAAGCCCTATCTTTGCGATTTATGCGGAAAAAGCTTTAAGCATTCCAACAATTTGAGGGGACACAAAAGAATTCATTTAGACGAGTCTGTAAAAAAGAGACACGTGTGTGAGATCTGTGGCAACGCATTTAGGTCACGGTAGTaattacagaaatttattcttgaaaaaaaatttcagcaaaattcataaaaataagattatcttatattttttcgtttgTACAGATTTCACCTGCGAGAGCATATGAATCAACACGACGATAACAGACCCTATTCTTGCGAACAATGCGGGAAAGCCTTTTACAAGAGGATTCAATTGCGACAACATAAATTGTCACATGGTTCTAATAAGCACACGTGTCCGATTTGCGGTACAACGTTCAATCGTAGAGGAAACATGAACGCGCATATGAAACGGCACTGTAATAATAATGGAGGATATACATGCAGTGTAAGTATTTTATGAAATCTTTgcgtaattaaatttgcttGATTGTCACTGATATTAGTCATATTCTCGAAAATCAATTGGAAACAATGATTATGCTGTTTATTATAGATTTGTGCCTACAAATGTAAATCTATGAGCGAATTGAAGATACACAGAAAGAAGCATACCGACGAAGAAATAGTGGAGagcattaaaaagaaatgtattgaCAAGGAGATATGGCGTTGTAACATTTGCGATAAAATATTCCCGAAGCGCGCTACTCTGTTAAATCACGAGCGTGTGCACGGAGACGATAAGTTTTACGAATGCGACGATTGTGGCAAGAAATTAGCGAGTAAAAGCTCGCTGATGTATCACAAAAAGTCGATGCATCTAAGGGAGAGGCCGCACATGTGTCATTATTGCGGAGACTCATTCGTTTCGAGAGAGGCGCGGTTGATTCACGAAAGGATACACACGGGCGAACGTCCGTACGTCTGCAAGGTGTGCAATATGCGGTACAGATGTTCCAGCAATCTCAGTCAGCACATGAAGATCCACACGGGTCTGAAGCCACACAAGTGTCACTTTTGCAACAAAGGTTTTGCGCGCAAGGGTGCGTTAACCGTGCACGAGAGAATCCACACGGGCGTTAAGCCTTATTCTTGCAAGACCTGCGGTAAGAGTTTTTCGCAGAAAAACGACATGTTGAAACACGCCAAACGTACAACAACAGATAAATGCAGTGCGGTCGGAGTAACAAGATCTTTAAACGGAAAGAAGAATATAATGAAACATTTCACGATGCACGAACAAAATACCTTAGTAATTTCGAACGTCAATTCATCACATCTTCAGATCTACGTCAATGCTAGTGCCTCTTCggaaattaagtaattttagtaatatccATGCGATATAACAGTATACGATGAATCAAACGTCAAAGTTTCGTAAAAGAAGAGCTAATTAAAATGTtccaatttttatcaattattaaaacatcgcGCGAAAAAGGTATGAAGAAATCGTACTTGAAGAACGTGTATAGAAAAACGCTAGTATTTTTCTACATACGCTAATATGAGATACGTATTCGCCAAGTTATTTCtcatacttattttttatctcatattttttacagatttctGATTAATACAagagtacaaaaaattatcgaaCTTTTATGATTGACATACGGATATCTTAGAATATACAAGTCAGAATATATACAAGAAGATACAAGTTAAGACTGttttatgtttacaaaataatatttttgactaGCTGCTCTTATTGGaatatgcataattaaaaagctaacatatacaaaatttaaagagaatATAAGCTAATTGTGTGCATCAGAAAGAGTGCATTGGCGTAAGTATAATAAACTATAAAGATATCATTGCCTTTCTTAAacatagataattatttaaaatttaaatttatacttaaattcaAACATGTGTAtgtaatctattttattatgctCTGAGATAAGTATGGTCTAATAtgatctttaaatttttttagatatctaaGAAACTCTACACATCAGACTTTATAAAGAAGACTTCATAAAAAAGATCATATGTGATTTATGGTAATTTAATGGAATCTTATTGTCTTATTCTTGCATAAGATTGTAGTTAACGAATCGTATTGATGTTTGTAATATATGATAATGAAGATTTCGCAAATTATTTCTCGAATGTATAGTCAATGCTCAATCTGGGTTTAACAAGCAATCACCTGTGAGAGCGCTTGTTTACATTTCGGTAGTCTTCTCGCATTGCTGAAAGATGAGAGGTGTAAAATAAAAGCCGTtgttatatatagaataatacTCTTTATTGTTTTTGATAGTTGTTGTTTTTCATATCGTGCGCTGCAGTTTCTTTTTACTCAACTTTTGTCATTCAATATCCAGTTAAACGACACCCCGTTTTACTGTCAGTTCTGCTGCGGCTGCTGCTGCTaatatattttggtaaaaCAGTACGTGATACAACTCCACGATTTTAGAACAAAGAGAAACGAAAGGAAATGGCGACACGCCCGATCACTCGCGAACACGTGTGCCGTATTTTTCGTCGACCGCATATAGGACTAGAGTAATTGCGATTTTTCTCCCGTGTAACGTTCTTGTTCGCcgattatatatcttttttattctcaattcCTAAATGATCGAGGAGCACACGTGCTTTTGTGCGCAAGTAAAAACGTGGGCCCGATCGAGTCGCGTGCATTTTCGTCTTGTTCGGTCGAAAAGCGATGACCGACAGCCGCGGCGATCTTTCGTCCAAATACGCTCGTTGTAATTTTCAATGTTCCTTTTCCCcccttttttgtttttttaaacgcAACGGCCTCGCAATACCACGTTCCCCCTACGTTATGTGGTCGAGTGATCGGCGCATGGTCGTCGACGATACAATTACGCATCTCTCAGAGAGTATAATTTCCGGCTCTGTTTTAAAAACGCGCGTACCCGGCACGCGCGTTGCGAGCGCACGGCGTCAGGGTTGATTCAGGGCGGACGACTCGGAAGAGAGTTCGTTCGAGAGAGCGCgaaattctttgtttttttttccaactcTTCGCTGCTCGATCGCGCTCGGTCAGCCGCGGGTCTGCATTTTCGCTCGCGGAATGGCACCACCAGGTGCCGCTACAGGGGGGGAGAATAGGGGCAGCGGGAGAGAACACTTCCGAGCTCTCGCCGTTCTCGTCGCGACGGCGGGTGCTCACGCACTTCCGGATTTCGATTTGGATGATCCGAAAGTGCGTCCCGCTGTGCCGTGCGTTTGCTCGACGCGGCCGACGACACTGTCTCGATTCGCGACCGccccttttctctttttccttttacaCCATattactctctctttctctctctgctctctctcGTCTTCTTTAtattctctctgtctctctctttctcttactcTCTGTAACCATCGTTCTTCGCGCTAGTATTTACAATGTACAACGTCGTGCGTTCTTTTCCTGCCCTAATTTCTCAAGACGGCGCCGAGCTGTTCGCGTCCAATCTCCCTATCAACGACCGCTCGCCCCATCGTTTCTTTCCTGGAACTTTTTTGCTCCTTTTGTTTACAACTTTCTCAGGACGAGATGGAACCGAGTCGAGGGGAGAAATCAGTTCGCGCGATGACGGTTCAAAGTTTTACGTAATACGCGAGATAAATGATCTTCGGACATTATTggcataattaatttatgttgtaACATAAGCCCGATGTTGAAACTAATTACGAATTTAATACGAATCGTTCGCGCTGAGAGAAACATATTCTGAGTGTGACTAAATTTCTTTtaccaaataataataataattttattgaaatctcACGCGACCGTTAAAACGTGAGGATCTTTGATCGTAAAAATCggttcgaaaaaaaaattgctcggcgaatattctgaaaaagagagaatttcGACGTGTGACTACTGAATTGCCGCGAGCCGTCATGAGCGCGAATGAAAATGAATTTCGTCCGAATATCACCGACGATGAGAAAGAATCGATCGCGAGCTCGTCACCGCCTCGTATTATTTAccaagataaatatatacatatatatgcatataataataataataatataataataataataataatcttatacacatatacacgcacacgtacacgtatacgcatacatatatatatacaattttttctttaatatataatatatatcttatttatatatattttttctcaatattaaacttattatatcctcttttttatttcgctTAAACGTATCTTCGCGCACGTGCTatttatactatttacaaAACGCCTCCATCCGGCATCCCgttaaaaaggaaaagagagaagagggaaAATGGGGGGAAGGAAGGGAAGAACGGGAAGAAACGCGAATAATCGCCAGAGTATAATCGTGTCGCACACACCGCTGCCACTTGTATGCACGTCGGCGTACCGAGGACTTTGCGCTTAACAGCCGTAACTTTCTCCCTTCGGCGGTTTTTAGGCACTTCACGAGATACGCGTGTCCGATCGCGAGCTATGCGTCAACGTGTCCGATcgcgcaaaagaaaaaaattgttttaaagaaaaaatagacaAAGCCTCACGTCGCAGATGCCAGCGGCGCTCGCGCGTTCTCCCACGTAGGAGT is a genomic window of Monomorium pharaonis isolate MP-MQ-018 chromosome 7, ASM1337386v2, whole genome shotgun sequence containing:
- the LOC105833289 gene encoding zinc finger protein 85 isoform X1, with the protein product MRIICAALNCKYSSESEDSSNITFINFPNDDTAKVWAECCGRSDLVAKSSAELHSNYYICSHHIEDRCYVSKAGSVVVEEGSIPTLFDTDLTIDGEDSINMFDKAQQLQEVGDDVPLTYCDMNVEMDEYHNISVKFVNLCRICGKSTLDGIDIFAAKGVELKLKERINLHMPISIDINDSLPQKVCTDCCDKLEIAHSLVVSCLRTDIRLKQFLNIERKPEYENKYNVLFDECSLEIVQQMCLDENTHPNLFIANKTINSDSVTNLRGLGNSECSEIQNSNFPSIAKNVVPLELDPLVHSCKKVNGKSNMIIVEELAKVQQDKIKNRSLSILCLQCQTLCETQEIFENHKIFCNKMQNISGHVDTFRTVKNGKFENNQINDTKVENSQMCNERFDAKQVINNVKSYELMLCTVCNQTFKCQQDYDDHKYLHFTEANKRCGHCEKAYQNKKDLLVHIMESHDGRLSFKCSICDKTYEKWSSLDIHEATHRTDKPYLCDLCGKSFKHSNNLRGHKRIHLDESVKKRHVCEICGNAFRSRFHLREHMNQHDDNRPYSCEQCGKAFYKRIQLRQHKLSHGSNKHTCPICGTTFNRRGNMNAHMKRHCNNNGGYTCSICAYKCKSMSELKIHRKKHTDEEIVESIKKKCIDKEIWRCNICDKIFPKRATLLNHERVHGDDKFYECDDCGKKLASKSSLMYHKKSMHLRERPHMCHYCGDSFVSREARLIHERIHTGERPYVCKVCNMRYRCSSNLSQHMKIHTGLKPHKCHFCNKGFARKGALTVHERIHTGVKPYSCKTCGKSFSQKNDMLKHAKRTTTDKCSAVGVTRSLNGKKNIMKHFTMHEQNTLVISNVNSSHLQIYVNASASSEIK
- the LOC105833289 gene encoding zinc finger protein 43 isoform X2, yielding MRIICAALNCKYSSESEDSSNITFINFPNDDTAKVWAECCGRSDLVAKSSAELHSNYYICSHHIEDRCYVSKAGSVVVEEGSIPTLFDTDLTIDGEDSINMFDKAQQLQEVGDDVPLTYCDMNVEMDEYHNISVKFVNLCRICGKSTLDGIDIFAAKGVELKLKERINLHMPISIDINDSLPQKVCTDCCDKLEIAHSLVVSCLRTDIRLKQFLNIERKPEYENKYNVLFDECSLEIVQQMCLDENTHPNLFIANKTINSDSVTNLRGLGNSECSEIQNSNFPSIAKNVVPLELDPLVHSCKKVNGKSNMIIVEELAKVQQDKIKNRSLSILCLQCQTLCETQEIFENHKIFCNKMQNISGHVDTFRTVKNGKFENNQINDTKVENSQMCNERFDAKQVINNVKSYELMLCTVCNQTFKCQQDYDDHKYLHFTEANKRCGHCEKAYQNKKDLLVHIMESHDGRLSFKCSICDKTYEKWSSLDIHEATHRTDKPYLCDLCGKSFKHSNNLRGHKRIHLDESVKKRHVCEICGNAFRFHLREHMNQHDDNRPYSCEQCGKAFYKRIQLRQHKLSHGSNKHTCPICGTTFNRRGNMNAHMKRHCNNNGGYTCSICAYKCKSMSELKIHRKKHTDEEIVESIKKKCIDKEIWRCNICDKIFPKRATLLNHERVHGDDKFYECDDCGKKLASKSSLMYHKKSMHLRERPHMCHYCGDSFVSREARLIHERIHTGERPYVCKVCNMRYRCSSNLSQHMKIHTGLKPHKCHFCNKGFARKGALTVHERIHTGVKPYSCKTCGKSFSQKNDMLKHAKRTTTDKCSAVGVTRSLNGKKNIMKHFTMHEQNTLVISNVNSSHLQIYVNASASSEIK